One window of the Salvia miltiorrhiza cultivar Shanhuang (shh) chromosome 6, IMPLAD_Smil_shh, whole genome shotgun sequence genome contains the following:
- the LOC130988653 gene encoding uncharacterized protein LOC130988653 isoform X1, whose protein sequence is MVVELTQNNNDKRKKMKKKKASSNVRVVAEMVETRHVKDETLKTSGGKKKSQKLRDKKRKKSGTARRDAEDVVPSHANEIEDTIPNRVYAEGEPSEEKLLKQRKKKRKNVESISHFDEFNDKNDASQECNDSKPEEYFTNSERISNGDATRKTKKGKSKNPERKKKKRPLVSNHISSDNLLETREGSVEEEDEVYQMSSGDEDYSRGMKKWITHYHQSRPGLKVLQERIDDFIMAHEAREEQAKAERLAQAAEGGWTVVVHQKGRKKTTEAESGVAVGSVAQAAVLDKMGKKKKKEVGLDFYQFNRREAHRNGSSSESPMQFFICFKFYLHSMLNGLLMLYISFVLFVQ, encoded by the exons ATGGTTGTGGAGCTGACACAGAACAATAACGATaagaggaagaagatgaagaaaaagaaagcttCAAGTAATGTCAGAGTCGTTGCTGAGATGGTCGAAACTCGCCATGTGAAAG ATGAAACACTTAAAACAAGTGGAGGAAAGAAAAAGAGTCAGAAATTGAgagataaaaaaagaaagaagagcgGAACAGCCCGAAGAGATGCTGAGGACGTTGTTCCCAGTCACGCCAACGAAATTGAAGATACAATTCCTAATAGAGTATATGCTGAGGGTGAACCAAGTGAGGAAAAATTGctgaaacaaagaaaaaagaagaggaagaatGTTGAGAGTATCAGCCACTTTGATGAATTCAATGACAAAAATGATGCATCTCAAGAATGCAATg ATTCTAAACCTGAAGAATATTTTACAAATTCTGAAAGAATTAGCAACGGTGATGCCACAAGGAAGACCAAGAAAG GTAAGTCAAAAAATcctgaaagaaagaaaaagaaaaggccGCTAGTGTCAAATCACATATCCTCAGATAATCTGCTGGAAACAAGAGAAGGAAGtgtagaagaagaagatgaagtttATCAGATGTCTTCAGGGGATGAAGATTACTCTCGAGGAATGAAAA AATGGATCACACACTATCATCAGAGTAGACCTGGGCTGAAGGTTCTGCAAGAGAGGATTGATGATTTCATAATGGCTCACGAGGCAAGAGAGGAGCAG GCTAAAGCAGAGCGGCTTGCCCAAGCTGCAGAAGGTGGATGGACTGTTGTTGTGCATCAAAAAGGTCGTAAAAAGACTACTGAAGCTGAAAGTGGAGTTGCTGTTGGTTCTGTTGCCCAAGCTGCCGTCCTAGACAAGATgggaaagaagaaaaagaaggaaGTCGGCCTAGATTTCTACCAGTTCAACAGAAGGGAAGCACATAGAAACGGTAGTTCTTCTGAATCTCCGATGCAATTTTTCATATGCTTTAAGTTTTATTTGCATTCTATGTTAAATGGTTTACTAATGCTGTACATTTCATTTGTTCTATTTGTTCAATAA
- the LOC130988656 gene encoding stress-induced protein KIN2-like, whose protein sequence is MDNSQSASYRAGEAKGQAQEKGSQLIDKASNAAQSAKESLQEAGNQAQAKAQGAVDAVKDAANRN, encoded by the exons ATGGATAACTCACAGAGCGCGAGCTACAGAGCCGGCGAGGCCAAGGGCCAAGCCCAGGAGAAGGGCAGCCAGCTCATAGATAAGGCCAGCAATGCTGCACAATCTGCTAAGGAATCACTACAGGag GCTGGAAACCAGGCACAGGCCAAGGCACAAGGTGCCGTGGATGCTGTCAAGGATGCCGCCAACAGGAATTGA
- the LOC130988655 gene encoding stress-induced protein KIN2-like — translation MDNSQSASYRAGEAKGQAQEKGNQLIDKASNAAQSAKESLQEAGNQAQAKAQGAVDAVKDAANRN, via the exons ATGGATAACTCACAGAGCGCGAGCTACAGAGCCGGCGAGGCTAAGGGCCAAGCCCAGGAGAAGGGCAACCAGCTCATCGACAAAGCCAGCAATGCTGCACAATCCGCTAAGGAATCACTACAGGAG GCTGGAAACCAGGCACAGGCCAAGGCGCAAGGTGCCGTGGATGCTGTCAAGGATGCCGCCAACAGGAATTAA
- the LOC130988653 gene encoding uncharacterized protein LOC130988653 isoform X2, with product MVVELTQNNNDKRKKMKKKKASSNVRVVAEMVETRHVKDETLKTSGGKKKSQKLRDKKRKKSGTARRDAEDVVPSHANEIEDTIPNRVYAEGEPSEEKLLKQRKKKRKNVESISHFDEFNDKNDASQECNDSKPEEYFTNSERISNGDATRKTKKGKSKNPERKKKKRPLVSNHISSDNLLETREGSVEEEDEVYQMSSGDEDYSRGMKKWITHYHQSRPGLKVLQERIDDFIMAHEAREEQAKAERLAQAAEGGWTVVVHQKGRKKTTEAESGVAVGSVAQAAVLDKMGKKKKKEVGLDFYQFNRREAHRNEIMMLQSKFEQDKKRIQQMRAARKFRPY from the exons ATGGTTGTGGAGCTGACACAGAACAATAACGATaagaggaagaagatgaagaaaaagaaagcttCAAGTAATGTCAGAGTCGTTGCTGAGATGGTCGAAACTCGCCATGTGAAAG ATGAAACACTTAAAACAAGTGGAGGAAAGAAAAAGAGTCAGAAATTGAgagataaaaaaagaaagaagagcgGAACAGCCCGAAGAGATGCTGAGGACGTTGTTCCCAGTCACGCCAACGAAATTGAAGATACAATTCCTAATAGAGTATATGCTGAGGGTGAACCAAGTGAGGAAAAATTGctgaaacaaagaaaaaagaagaggaagaatGTTGAGAGTATCAGCCACTTTGATGAATTCAATGACAAAAATGATGCATCTCAAGAATGCAATg ATTCTAAACCTGAAGAATATTTTACAAATTCTGAAAGAATTAGCAACGGTGATGCCACAAGGAAGACCAAGAAAG GTAAGTCAAAAAATcctgaaagaaagaaaaagaaaaggccGCTAGTGTCAAATCACATATCCTCAGATAATCTGCTGGAAACAAGAGAAGGAAGtgtagaagaagaagatgaagtttATCAGATGTCTTCAGGGGATGAAGATTACTCTCGAGGAATGAAAA AATGGATCACACACTATCATCAGAGTAGACCTGGGCTGAAGGTTCTGCAAGAGAGGATTGATGATTTCATAATGGCTCACGAGGCAAGAGAGGAGCAG GCTAAAGCAGAGCGGCTTGCCCAAGCTGCAGAAGGTGGATGGACTGTTGTTGTGCATCAAAAAGGTCGTAAAAAGACTACTGAAGCTGAAAGTGGAGTTGCTGTTGGTTCTGTTGCCCAAGCTGCCGTCCTAGACAAGATgggaaagaagaaaaagaaggaaGTCGGCCTAGATTTCTACCAGTTCAACAGAAGGGAAGCACATAGAAACG AGATCATGATGCTGCAAAGCAAATTTGAGCAGGATAAAAAGCGGATACAACAGATGCGAGCTGCAAGGAAATTCCGCCCCTACTAA